The sequence AAGAACTATTAAAAGTATAGCACAGTGCTAACCAGTATGCTAATTATCAGATTGAGAAGTAGATAAATTAAACTGTAAATACCAGCTTTAGCAAGTTAATATCAAGTATTTTTTTATCTAATCATCTGTATTAACTAACTATCTTCTTTCTAGATtgaaaaagcaagagagatACCACTGTGCTGTTATCCGTATTaatagaaaatgaaaaaaaaagtaaaattCTCAATCTACTTCTTGACTTATCAGCAGATCTGTTGCATAAATAAAAGGATGTaaattaaagaaaataattCTGCCCAGTTATTAATACTCTTCCGGGGTCCAGCGCTAATCTAGTAAACCGGAATATGATAATGAGATAATTGTTGAAGATCTTGATAACAGCTGTTGGAAATAATTATAATGATGAGATGGTTGAAGATGATCTTGATGATAAGATAGCTGTTAGAAATATTGATGATGGTTGCTGGAGATGATTGTGATGATGAGCTGATTGTTGAAGCCATTGACAATGAGATGGGATTCTACTACAAACCATTGGTTGAAGTAGGGGAGTCGCTCCCAAGCGATCAGCAAGCTAATGATAGATCTAGTTACGTCTTGCAAATCAAATAGTTATGTAGTTAGCTATGCAGGGAATCCCATCAGTTGGAATATCAGATGAAGCGATAAAGAGCTGCTCGGCATCATGCAGAATGGGTGCTTGGCGGCTGGCCTGTTGACAGCTTCGCGCTAAGGGTCGACGATATAGGAGCGGTGACTTGGAGGCGAACCGAAGCTGGTTGATGCATCCCTGCTCGCCCTCCCCCGGTCGCGGCCAGAAAGcgacgatgatgacgaaTGGTGACAATGATGGAGCCTATCAGGCATTGGCGTTTCACCAGGATCCATCTCCACTGGAGTTCATTCGCCTTTTAAGACGGCGATTTTTTTTACGCCCATTGTGAAAATACCAACCTGCTCTCATTGCTGACACCAACTCCCTTGCTAGCTGGAATATCGATGACCTGGACAGGAAGTCTGCTTACCCGCCTGCTTCCACTGAGCCTTGCAGTGCTCAGTATCATCTTCTATTTCTCGAACAATTTTCTCTCCGTCATGACTTCTCCTGTGTCCACCCCTTATTCTGTCCCGCGTGTCTCAATCGCCGCGACCCGCGACGTCCTGGGAACCGGTGAACCTTGCGAGCTCGAGGTCGCCGTCCATAACGATGACGCACAGTCGACCATGACGGTCCTGGGCTGGAATAGCCCGCTCGACAAGATGGCAGTCATTCTCGGAGTATACGAGATACGTGATCGCGAGACGGGTGAAGTGGTCGAAATGGACAGAATACAGGTCTCCAGACTACTTCCCCCACCTCCCGAGAGTTTGGTTGAAATTAAGCCGAAGGAGTCGGAGAAGCTGCATGTCGTCCTGAAGGGCGTTAACCTGCCTCCAGGCCGCACGTATACGATCCGTGCTGAGGGATGGTGGCAGTCAGTCTGGCATTTACCCAAGGAAGAGGTGATTTCAAGATACTTAGCAGATCAGTCCGGGGCCATTTCTGGGGATTTCCTGTCCAATACCGTCGAGGTTACACAAGTGAGCAAGCCGTAATTGACCTCTTTCCTCCGGTTTCATTTGTCTAACTGATTTGCTTCACCCAGTCCTAGGAATAGCACCAAGACATCCTTTTTACTGCTTATTTGCCGCCTTATGCGGCTGGTTATGCTTCTGACTTTGTGTGTAACTGCGATTAATTCGAACCTTTTATTTTAACACTGAAATTCTTGCTTAACTATCCCAGCACGCCCCTGTCAAGCAGGAGCCTATGGATAGGCAAATATTAATTGACATGGCATACTCTCTGGCCCAAGACTGCTACTGACTTGGTTCATCATCCTCGTCCATGTCAGCGCCGTCTTCTAGGTTCTAGATGCAAAAGGATCTCCAACTGGCGAACGGCATTAGCAACCAACAGATAATGTGAAGATCACCCCAACAGATGAAGAATTGGCATGTCCATTCAAGACGTTTCAATTGTTGTCCTCATGGAGGTGTAAAAGAAAACGGTCCAGCTGAGGCGAGGTCATAGCGAGTTCATGATGATGGAGATTGTCCAGGCACCCTGCTACTTCCAGCAGGAGCTCTGCTGTAAAGAGTTCCAAGCCCGACATCATCTTGAGGGACACTCCTGTTAAGAGGAAAAAGCAAGgaaagggcaaaaaaagggaaagtCGCGTAAATTAACCAGATCAAGCAAAAGTTAAGGTTCAACAACAGTCACAATGAGAGAGCAAAGGTGATTTGGACGGTAACAGATGGAGGCAAGGATTGTAGGATGAAGATGTCAATTGTTGCCGCCAGAGAAGATCCCAACTCACCTTGTTTTGAAACCGATTTGATAACTATGAGATTAATTGGATGGGAGGACATGTAGGTTATCAGTGGGTTATATTCTATTatatgtatggagtatgtatgtatgtgtgtaCATCATGCTTGTTTATTGTGCGGACGGTCACAGACAAAATGATATCAGTCACTCCAGGAGTAGTTCACCAATTTTCATTTCAAACATGCAAAAACTCAGTAAAGTATTCTTTTTATCAAAGTTTCTCAAAAGTTGGCTTGCGCTTCTGCAAGCCAGATAAGAGCGCGGTGGGCACATCGGCAGATTGGAGCGCGGCACTATTCCAGACGCCGGTATATCGAAGGCCTAATTGAGAGGGAGGAGTTAGCATGACCAAGGGAGAGGCTGAAAGCGATTCTGCATACCATCTTGGATGTTATGATCTCTCGACCAGTTCAATAACTCCTTCGTCCCCTGTACTGCGATAGGGCTCTTACTCGCCATCAACTCTCCGAGTTCAATGGCAGCTTTCACCGAGTCATCTTTGCTTTCATACACCGAGTTTACAAACCCCACTCTCATCGCCTCTTCTGCACCGAAAACCCTCGCCGTCAAGCATACCTCTTTCACCCAGCCGAAGTGGCCCACGACCTTGGGGAGTCGGGTAAGAGTTCCAATGTCGGCGGCGATACCGATATCCACCTCCTTGACACAGAACTGCGAGTCCCTTGAGCAGATTCTCACGTCCGCTGTGCTCGAGATATCGATGGCGAGGCCGTAGTTGATGCCGTGCATCACGCAGATCACCGGCTTCTCGCACTTTTCGATCGCCGTAATGCAGTCCTGGAAGCTGGCAACATGTCGGCGCAGCTGAGCAGCGGCTCTTCCCGGATCTGGGATCTCAGCTTCGCCCTTGCCGCCAAGCACGCCCTTTGCTGCCGCTTTGACGTCTAGACCGGCGCTGAAAGCGCGTGGCCCGGCACCGGAGAAGACGACGGCACGGACGTTGGGGTCGACGGAAAGCTGATCGAAAACCTGGCGGAGCTCAATCCACATACTGTTTTAAGGAAAACAATGAGATTAGCAGAAAATCTAAAGGGAAGGGTAAACCGGCAAGCACGTAGCCTGCAGGACGTCGGCGAGGAAAACGCACTCCTCGAAGTAGGCATTGAGCTTATCCGCCCGGTTCGTTTCCACATGGGCAATATATTCCCTAGGGAAAGTGACGTTGAAATGCTTCGGGTTGTACGAAGCTGATCCGTGGCCTGTCATTTTTGTTCTGATACAAGGTCAAGGGACTGACGCAAGGTTAAAGTAGCTGCCGAAGTGGATTTGGGTTCCGCCTTGGGCAGTCGGGGCGTAAGACGATCAAGGTTAGGCCAAAGCGACACCAGACGGTGATATTGGGAGGATAAGAAAGGAAGTTTTAAAGATGGCCTTTTGCTTCTGAGGGCTCCAGATCTGCTTAGCCATTTTTCGGAACGCGGTTCAGGGTCTTTTGTCGTCTCGGATGTCCGTCGTCGCTGGAGGTGTGAGCGCTTGTGGAGGGGCGTTGGACCTCGGCTCATTGCGCAGGACGCAGCTCTGGGCAACAACCTGCGAATTGGTCCGTTTTGGAATGATAACCTTATTATAGCGCATGTTGGACGAACGACAGAGTACTCAAGGAATCATGGCCTTTGAGTTTCAAGCTTCTCTAAGCAACTACAGAAAGAATATAAActacatacggagtatgcgTGGTATTGTGACTAGGGTCCTCTTGTTCGAGCAATAGAGCATCAACCGATGTAATTGAGGAAGGAAGTTGACCAAGGACAGAGGACAGCTCatgggaagagaaaaagggctAGGATCTCAACTTGGGCATCAGCTGGAATAAAGACTTAGTCTTTGTGCATGGGCAGTCTCGAATGAACCGCAACTCCTGGTGGAAGAAGCACCACAAGTGGTATTTCTCAACCGAGGGAGCAACATCTCGCCTTCACTAGGATCTCAGGTCTAGATGGCCTTATCACCGACGTTGGCGTGGGCGGCACGCGGTACATCCAAGCTGGCGATTCACCTTGAACGTGTTTCGTTCCCGTTCGACTGTCCCGAGTAGGCGCGCTTCTATGCTTTTGCATAATCAATATTAGGCATAAGCAGATTTCGAAGCAAAAAGGCGAATTTCGGCGGCGGCGGACAGATCACTCGGACTCCGATTCCTCTGGTTGCATGACCTTCTCATCAAGCTCCTACGGCGCGAAACGTGTCAGGAGAGATCAATCGGGGGGGTTTCAACCATTAAACATACCCGACTCAGGCGCATCTTCAAGTTCTGGAGTTGACTTTCCTTGACGACCAGGTGCCTGTCATCGTCCAGGTCCTCAACAATGTAATCGTGTCTCTCCTCATCGTATTTGAGGATGATGGCCTTGACGGATGGATCGCATTCGATCAGTACTCCTGGATATGGGTCAGAATACTGTTACGTACGCAGCAGGGGAAGCGGAATGAGGACCTTTGACTGCACGCGGCATCCTGACCAGCAGGTTGTTGCGGATATAACTGGCGTGTTTCCACCTTGGAGCCCTTCCAAGAATCTCTCGTCCGGCCTGTAACAGTATAAACTTGAGAGATCAAATGCCAAGGCGGATTATTTATCTATCCGATATCCGAGAGCTAGACCCGGTTGGGAAGGGCGTGGCGATAGTAGGGCTAACCGTAAGCAGATTAGCTCCGAGCGACAGTTTTTCAATTTTAGGAGTTACGTAATCTCCAAGTTAGTTAAAACTCCACGGCACTTCCGTATGTATGTCGCTGACAAGCTAACCACTAGTCAGAATTTGCCCTGAAGGCCGAAAATCCGCCACGAACATTCGAGAAAAAGCTTAATTGCGCCGCTCGATGCTTAACCTCAACGTCGGGTTTTTGGCCCCTTGAAATGCTGTCGTCGACGATTGCTAGTTACCTAGTTACCTATATACTTGTTACCTAAGCTATAATGGGTCAGAAGATCCCAGAAGACACAACGCTGGTGGTTAGGGCGCTGGGGAAACACAACGTTGAGCGGTCCCTGCCCGGATCTGGGAGGAGTTATTGACCACAGATCGCCCAGTTGGTGAGTCAACTAACGCACGGACTAGCGGCCACCGATCAGCTGTACCGCAGATCTCGGCCCAGCATATCCGTGGAAAGTCTTACTAGCGTACGGAAATTATGTACTAGCTGGTCGTCGAAGTCCGTACCGTACTCCGTGCATTTATAAAACATCGCCGGACATCTGACCCGTGGCTATCGTATGTAGCACCTCAGCCGCTCGTGCTCAGTCCGGTATCAATG is a genomic window of Coccidioides posadasii str. Silveira chromosome 3, complete sequence containing:
- the TFB5 gene encoding TFIIH complex subunit tfb5 (EggNog:ENOG410PTG7~COG:K~BUSCO:17118at33183), with the translated sequence MPRAVKGVLIECDPSVKAIILKYDEERHDYIVEDLDDDRHLVVKESQLQNLKMRLSRELDEKVMQPEESESE
- a CDS encoding uncharacterized protein (EggNog:ENOG410PS0I~TransMembrane:1 (i7-26o)), translating into MTWTGSLLTRLLPLSLAVLSIIFYFSNNFLSVMTSPVSTPYSVPRVSIAATRDVLGTGEPCELEVAVHNDDAQSTMTVLGWNSPLDKMAVILGVYEIRDRETGEVVEMDRIQVSRLLPPPPESLVEIKPKESEKLHVVLKGVNLPPGRTYTIRAEGWWQSVWHLPKEEVISRYLADQSGAISGDFLSNTVEVTQS
- a CDS encoding uncharacterized protein (EggNog:ENOG410PKMS~COG:I~BUSCO:11529at33183); its protein translation is MTGHGSASYNPKHFNVTFPREYIAHVETNRADKLNAYFEDMWIELRQVFDQLSVDPNVRAVVFSGAGPRAFSAGLDVKAAAKGVLGGKGEAEIPDPGRAAAQLRRHVASFQDCITAIEKCEKPVICVMHGINYGLAIDISSTADVRICSRDSQFCVKEVDIGIAADIGTLTRLPKVVGHFGWVKEVCLTARVFGAEEAMRVGFVNSVYESKDDSVKAAIELGELMASKSPIAVQGTKELLNWSRDHNIQDGLRYTGVWNSAALQSADVPTALLSGLQKRKPTFEKL